The following nucleotide sequence is from Channa argus isolate prfri chromosome 9, Channa argus male v1.0, whole genome shotgun sequence.
aaacctctgcaatattCAACAATcatgaggaaaaaaactgttggTATCATTCTTGTTTTAGCTTGGTTTTTTCCTGCTTGTCAAATTTTAGGATTAGCAACAATGAGTTCCTATCAGAAACTCTGTAGTTCCACTCTGAAAGtaattttttgtaataactcatttttcaaacttttctgtGCAACTTCAAGAGCAATAActgtttttggtgtgtttacTGTGATAAATGATGTTGTTTTCCCTGTGATCTTCATCATTTATACATACACCAGGATACTTATAATATGTTATAAGAGCAGTGGGGATGTCAGgcaaaaagctgcacagacctgtttacctcacctgctgcttttaatcaattattttattttgatcacaTATGATCTTATCATAGTTCGACTGGAGTCTGAGTTTACAGACACTGAACGTTTAATCATGACTTTACAGTTAGTTTTGTATAATCCTCTATTCAATCCAATCATATATggactaaaaatgaaagaaatttctaAACACCTCAAGAGGTTGTTCTGTCAGCAGAAAATGAACTAACGATTTGCAGTGATGGCAGTAAAAAGCTTTGTCAGCTTCAACTGTGATGACTGATCACTGTTCTTCCATCACTCTGACAGCAGCATTTTCACCTTTGGCCTTTAATGTCCAGCAACTCtgagattttatatatatatactgtgtgtatatatatatatatatatatatatatatatatatagggaCACACTTTTCATTGGTGGTCGGTTCTgattgtaaagaaaaatgtactgtaggtaACAGATGGGTTCATGTGGAGCTTTTCTGATCTGCCACATGTAAAGGTTTGTAAATTGGATGTGTACAAATTCTGCTCTACACAAAACATTGATAGATTGTACAGAATTGGGAGGTGTCATGTTTTTAATCCATATGAGCTTATGCTGTGGTTGAAGGAAATTAATTTGTTGACAAAATAGCTAATTAGTCTTTTAACGGATAGACCACGCTTATGCCAAAGAGCTATTGTAGGTCTGATGAAGACCGACTGCTTCCACAGAGCAGGCAGCACTCTGTGTTCTGTGCTTgtgtctgaaaaacagaaagcaaagatCTGTCACTGTGGATATAAAACTGTAGACAAAGCAGCATTAGCTTAGAATTTTTAGGTGACTCTGGACGAATACAGACAACTGGCAATGTTAATACTGTGGTTCTCTCAAGCATTTAGCCATTCCAAGTTGCCTCTTTCATTGACAACCTGATGCCTGTGGACGCTGATTTGCCACGTTGAACTGGGCAAAAAGCCACCGGCAGCGGTTTGATGAGAAGCAAAATTGCAGGGTGCACTGCAAACACCAGACCAATAGAGGTCCCACTGATGTCTGATGGTTGGGTTCGTTTGTCCCAGCCCTTTAAGCAAACCAATGATTTTAGTTTCTGTTGGGAGAAGTGTGTTTAAGCATCAGTAAGGAAATAAGTGGGACAAAGAGCAGAGGGGTAGACACTGTTCTGTAGTACAATCAACTAccagaaagaaaatataatgtGTGAGAACTGACTGAAGGGTCAAAGTGGTTTTAAATAGTCCAACACTTGGCCACTGTGAACTGTGTAGCTGTTTAAAAGTCAATGGTAAATCTGTTTGACATACGTAGCACAGAAAAGTCATAGCAGGTCACAAAGTTCAATCAGGCCTCCAGAGTTTAGTAAAGATGTTTACATCTTAGTGACCTGTGGTGGAAAGTTTAATGAGCTCCATGGAGGGTGAAACAGTCCAATAAAACCACTAAACTGGTCCAACAGTTCTCTTTGCAGGATTTGAAGATTAAATCAGACAAAAGTGAAATTCAATATCTAGAATCAAACCCAGAGACGATGTTGCAGGCTTCAAAGTTGAAGGTTTCTCTTTATTCACATGTTCCTGTTACATTACTTTCCTGATCTAATCAGCAACATTTGAGTTTCTTAATGGAGGAAGATCAGAATCtaacttatttaatttttgatgGGTATGTTGAACTTCACAAATACAGATACctttattttatgatatttttcattatatATTTTCTGATAATTTGCAGTAATTGTACTATTGTGTACTTGATCTGGAAACaccaaaacctccatgagcctatgtacattttcattgctgctttgttactgaactctgttcttttcagcacCAACATCTACCCAAAGCTTTTGGTCGACTccttatctgaaaaacagatcatatctTATCAAGCCTGCAttgttcagtattttattttttatgttttagtcgATTCAGAGTTCTTACTGTTGACAGCCatgtcctatgacagatatgtgtctatatgtaaacctctgcaatatccaaATATCATGAGGAAAAAAACCATCAGTATTTTTCTGGTTTTAGCCTGGGTTGTCCCTGCATGTCAGTTTATAGGATTAGCGACACTGAGTTCTTATCAAAAACTCTGTAGTTTCACTCTGAATGTAGTTTTTTGTAataactctttttttaaacttttctgtgtAACGTCTCGAGCGATATCTGTTATTGGTGTGTTAACTTTGTTAAATGATGTTGTTTTCCCTGTGATCTTCATCATCTATACATACACCAGGATACTTATAATATGTTATCGGAGCAGTGGAGATGTcaggaaaaaagctgcacagacctgtttacctcacctgctgcttttaatcaataattttttattgtttacatatGATCTTGTTATTGCTCGATTAGAATCTGAGTTTACGGACACTGCACGTTTAATCATGAATTTACAGTTAGTTTTGTATAATCCTCTATTCAATCCAATCATATATGGActacaaatgaaagaaatttctaAACATCTCAAGAGGTTGTTGTGTCAGCAGAAAATGAACTAAGGATTTGACATCACTCTGACAGCAGCATTTCCAGTAACTCAGCATAACCAGCAGCTCTGAGcttttatatacatatgtacgtttatatgtgtatatataaatatatagggAAACACtttaatgtgtatatataaatatatagggAAACACTTTAATTACCGTTTTGATGTGACCtttagtttgaaataaaaatatcctTAATGATCTGTTGGACCTCAAGATCTGCATCACTTCTgatttttttactattaaattTAGATTCTGACTAAAAACCTTCCAGTCTAATGTGTatagaaacaaattatttactGTTAGATTCAATCTCGTTACTGTGTCCAGAGATTCCAGTAAATAATGCATTGACTCTGCATTACCACAATTAAACACAGCCAACTTCAGATATGATAAATACAAGTACTTATTGAGCTGCAGAGAAATCATACAACACTCtacatgttttaaacaaaagcatTGGCAGTTTGACTGATTTGGTTTAGGAGGAAAGTTTGGGTCAAAGGATTTCCCTCATAaggtttttaatttaagtatCAGAATAATTTAATGTAGTGTGATGAGTTTCATACAATTGATTTATGTAAAAAGGACATTAATCACAAAGAGATGAGCTTAGCTTTGTAATGTGGCACGTTATCCTGTTATAAGTACCCATGGCCAGCACGGTggcagagtggttagcactcttgcctcacagcaagaagttCAATCCCTGAAGTTCAATCCTTGGACTGAacagggcctttctgtgtgcagtcttctccctgtgtttgtgaAGGTTGtgtgttagggaccaggtcaggttgCTCCATAGTGGTTGTGCGCTCAGACGCTGCGGCTCAGGACTAAGCCTCCATCTGACCTTCTGATGGAATTTCGTTGTAGACCTTGcatgtaaaatgacaaatagcACATCAGAAGATatgtaatgaatgaatgaaaatggtCACCAACAATAGCCAGGTaggctgtgtttttttaacGATGGGCATCCCCCACACCATTGGATCAACACCACCACCCTAAACTGGTGAACTACATGATGGATCCATGCTTTCatgttattttcagcaaattctCAGCAAATTCTCACTCTCCCATAAGAATTTACCAGAAATTATTAGAACCTAGATTCAGAATCACGATTCTGTCggatattttaaattaaaatgccaATAACTGATTCAGTTAAACCTGATTCATGATAGAGAATGCTGATCCagatgaaaaaagtaaagtaaagtaagacTGAGACTGTTCCTTGGTAAgacaagttagagaaaaaacatctaaaataacttttttatcaCAGGAAACAGTGTTAAACTATGTACTGTGAGGTGACCACTGTGCTGCAAACCACAGGCACTAAACTAGACAGAGGAAACCGTGGTTTTTACTGCTGTGAGTCTCATTTCATCCAGTGACAGAATGAGACAAACATCTCCTGAGTGTATGCTCAGTAAGTTCAGTCTGTTCTCTTTGCATTTCAGTAATTAGATAAGATGTACATATGATGTGTTAAACGTAGAAGAGgaaacttcagaaaaaaaaattgcacaacTGTAAGTCTGGAGTAGGATGAAGGTGACAGTACTGATAAATGTGTTGATCAATTAGGCAGAAAATCACTTGACTCTAATACAATTCATGCTGGTGTCCAGCTGCAGTGAtttaagtaaatggtaaatgttctgcacttatatagcactttgcttcttattcacccattcacactcacaatcgcacacacactcaccgaCCAAAATTGACCGGGAGGAActaagttcagtgtcttgctcaagcacACTCAAGGACGGCCACTATACCTTCCACAGTCACCCcacaagtccagctgacaaacaTAATATTGTCTAGAACAGCACAGTGACTTAATTTAtgaaatttatttatgtattgagCCAAGTAAACAGTGTTGCTGTACGCAAAGCAAATTAAATCTCAACTGTCATTTGTCTTCAGTTGTGAATTCACTGCTGAgctgcacaacaaaccaaggGTCAGTAAAATTCAGCTGTGGTTGGCTGAAACCAAAAAACTGTTCATTTCCTTTCAAACAATTCTGCATAAGAACAACCACTCCACACAAAGAGCAGATGTGTGTTTGAGCTTTAGCTGCTTGGATTCAAGTAGCTGCTTGGATTCAAGTGTGTAGTGTTTCAGTAACAGTATCAAGAAACAGATACTTTCACAGTCAGTCAGATTTAACCACTGTCTTCAGTTAAAGAACAATTACAGATCCGCTGAACATCCTGTGTGACAGACTGTCTGTAAGAGACATGAGGCTCAAGAGTTTCCCCCTAATATTGGAATAAAAATCTTGTGTTCAACAAACACGGTTTTGAACCTCAGTGCTtcaatgttaaatatatttatctgGTTATTAATCTAAACATTTCTCCACAGCTCATCTGACTGTGAGTCACAGCAGGTCTCAGTTTTAAAGTCATATTTAAGTTATATTGCCTCTttgagctgtgaggaggacgacagcTCTACTGGAAAACACAGACTGAGGAAAAACACggtcagactgtggagttaagGTTGACTGTACAGTTGAATTGTTTACTGCAACTTTGCTTTTACATGAGCAGATTTCATTCCTTCTGATATGCTTTAACAGAGTTACAATCATCATACATGATACAATCATACAGTCAAATAATACATCCCATGTTCAGTCGACAGGAAAAAAAGGGCTCTACAACAGCATCCAGGTATCGTGCTGCAGCTAACAAATACCTGGTGCATCCATTTGTACCTGGAAGTCACAATTTCTGAGTTCCCACTGGAAAACTGAACGTGACTATTTGCAACGTTAAGGAAATGCACCAAAAGAAAGTCCGTTCAGACATTTCAatctaaaaactgaaaacttatAACTCACTAAAAGTAGAATtgctggcagagctgctgtattgtgttttattaaattccaCAGGTGATCATAATGTTATACCTGA
It contains:
- the LOC137132887 gene encoding olfactory receptor 6K3-like, with the protein product MEEDQNLTYLIFDGYVELHKYRYLYFMIFFIIYFLIICSNCTIVYLIWKHQNLHEPMYIFIAALLLNSVLFSTNIYPKLLIDSLSEKQIISYPACLVQYFMFYSLGDSEFLLLTAMAYDRYVSICKPLQYSTIMRKKTVGIILVLAWFFPACQILGLATMSSYQKLCSSTLKVIFCNNSFFKLFCATSRAITVFGVFTVINDVVFPVIFIIYTYTRILIICYKSSGDVRQKAAQTCLPHLLLLINYFILITYDLIIVRLESEFTDTERLIMTLQLVLYNPLFNPIIYGLKMKEISKHLKRLFCQQKMN